Below is a window of Humulus lupulus chromosome 2, drHumLupu1.1, whole genome shotgun sequence DNA.
CCTTGCCTTATGACGCTGATCCAAGATACTTCCGCTTGCAGCGGGATGGACTGATTTCAAGGCGTGATAAAGGCTCAAGTCATTCACATGAAGAGGCGGAACCCCTGAGAAGTGATACTGATGCAGATTCAGAATCTCTGAGTACAGCAGACAAATGGAGTGAATCTGTTTGTGATGATGGGTCAAAAGAACACCGTTCAAAGTCCTCCAACTCCCTGAAGCTCTCAGTGACTAAACCTACAACTGGGGTTGGGAATATATATACATCTTCAGAAGAGGAGGATGTCTGTCCTACTTGTCTTGAAGGTATTTTTTTTAACTTCAAAGTTATCTCATTTTGTTATTACTAACTGAATAATCTGTTACCTGGTAGTGTTAATCTGTTTGGTTGTCATGGATACATATTGTTTTTCACGAGCTGAGATGAAGTCAGGCACTTGTATAGGCTTTTGCAGAAGAGCTATTACTTGTGACTTTTTATGATACGTAGGTCAAATCAACACGCATCTCTTTTTCATACCAATTCTTTAAAGTTCCATTTTTTGTTTTGCATAACATAGTTTGCACATTTTGCTTTAATATTTTAGAACATGTTGAATGTTGTATATGGACTGTGATTCCTAATAATAAGGAATTAAAGTTGCTTGGTTGGCTCTCCATGCATATAAATTCAACTGCTGGACTGGCTCTTCAGTTTGTGGCTTCATCATGCTTATGGCTTTCAATAGTACACACAACAATGCTAGGGGCACACAAAACATACACCAAAATGATGTGGATAAATGCTAATGAACTTATTCTTCTCTTTTTAATGCAGAATATACTCCAGAAAACCCTAAAATAATGACAAAATGCTCTCATCATTTTCACCTTGGTTGTATCTATGAGTGGATGGAGAGAAGTGAAAGCTGTCCCGTTTGTGGCAAGGTAAtgtttcttctctctctctctttctttctatgTAGATATAACATAGGTTGCAGTTGGGGACTCCTTGTTCAGGtatgatttttcatttatttgaCATATCATTCCCTGCAATTGCAGTGTACTCGCACGTAAATATTATGTATACACATGTATATTGTTGTGGCATGTTCTAACAATTAAACAGTTTTGGATTAAGCTGTACGTTTATAAGCAAATCACATTCCCTAGATATGTTACCTTATTTTACACTTTAGGCACAGCAGAAGGTTGATTAAACATACAATTTTATTTCCTCCAACATTTAGTGGTTGTTATAACACCGTCACTCATAAGGTTAATTAAATGTACCGTATGAGTGATGGTTATAGCAACATTTATGATAATATAATGCTATACTAAAGTGGTTTAGAGTTAGAAGTTAATAGGATTATAACTGGTGAAAATATAATGTCAATTCCTTGGCTTTTCTTTGGATATAATCAAATTGTTCTTATTCATTATAATGTTGATTTTGGCTTCTCAATCGAGATCGAGTGTGGAGTGAGAGTGCCTTACTTCTAATACTTTTTAAACTATTCTTTCTCTGTGGTGCTTCATCATATTCAAAGTTTCAAACTGGTTCAAAATGATTTACTTTTGTGCTATACCTGAATAAGAATGTCACAGCTTAGTAACACTCATTTTTTGGTTAATATTCTCAAGGATTTATTCTTAGTGTAGGATTAAAGATGTCCTAAACTCTTAGATAACTGCTTTTACTGAACTTTTTTCTTTTCTGGGCATTTCTCTAGGTGATGGTATTCAATGAAACGCCTTAAATCTTGGTCGAAAAATTTAAGTCGTGGATGGAGTCTTGCAACATCAGGAGGAGAAACAACACCAAAATATAATCTTGTTACTGTGAATAGTCCATGTTAAACAGTGTGATGTATGGTACATATaaactataaatatttttttttccacaACGATTGCTGCAAGTAACATTTGATTTCCATCGGGTATCTTCCCTTTTGTTTTCATCTTTTGCAATTTAACTTGAAACTTGGCCAGTGAAATCCCTGGAACAGAAATGTACATGgagaaaacaaagaaaagaaaaaaagaagcaTGCGAATAGACCTTATTGAGTTTTGGGATAAAAAAAGCATTGGACCCCTGACTCTGTATAGCATGATTAGGGTATATCTTTATATGCCAATTTTCTTCTTTTAAATAGTGTTAAGCTGGTCCCAATATTTACTATGCACCAAAAGAAGTGTTGAATAATGATGAAAATCAGCTTTGTCAAGTACTTGGTGTG
It encodes the following:
- the LOC133817836 gene encoding E3 ubiquitin-protein ligase At3g02290-like; protein product: MGSVCCCLSVDDFEDYVNPNSSVYRNCICLSCFIQNFINVYTSLFRRGEAHSVPSSIQGTASMTSTASLDNSLADMYRSPPRPLPYDADPRYFRLQRDGLISRRDKGSSHSHEEAEPLRSDTDADSESLSTADKWSESVCDDGSKEHRSKSSNSLKLSVTKPTTGVGNIYTSSEEEDVCPTCLEEYTPENPKIMTKCSHHFHLGCIYEWMERSESCPVCGKVMVFNETP